The Pseudofrankia sp. DC12 region ACCCCTCCCGGCGACGCTGGATCACAACCCGTCTATCTTCGCCCATCGACCCGACGGCCGCAGGCAGGCACCCGCCCTCGCCGCGCCGCCGGTGTGTCGGCGTTGTGCTGTCGCGTAGCTCAGCAAAAGGCGTGGGCACCACCATGCGGTGATGCCCACGCCTCATGCGCCAGACAGTGGGCCGGGATGACCCGGTTGCCTACCGCTTTTCCTTGATCTTGGCGGCCTTGCCGCGCAGGTCACGCAGGTAGTAGAGCTTCGCCCGGCGGACGTCGCCGCGGGTGACGACCTCGATCTTCTGAACGATCGGGCTGTGCACCGGGAACGTACGCTCCACACCGACGCCGAAGCTGACCTTGCGGACGGTGAACGTCTCCCGCAGGCCGTCACCCTGGCGACGGATCACAGCGCCCTGGAAGACCTGGATGCGCTGGCGGTTGCCCTCGACCACGCGGACGTGGACCTTGAGGTTGTCGCCCGGACGGAACTCGGGCACGTCGGTCCTCAGCGACTCGGCGTCGAGGCTGTCCAGGGTTTGCATGGCAGTCGCTTCCTCAGTGGTGACAGGCACTCAGTGGTGGCTGTGGGTCTATGGCACCGCGCGTCCGTGGGTGACGCCGATCAACAGGTGACCAGCGGGGCCGGGCGGATCAGGAACGCATCCTTGAACCAAGGCCCTCGCGGCGGGCCGCGCCTACGGCGGCGAACCCGTCCCGATCGTGCGGTCCCCCGGTCATGCAGGTCCTCGATCGCGAAGGTCCCCGATCCGCAGGTCCCCGATCCGCAGGTACTCGAGAGCGGGGGCCAGAGGGCTCGTCCGTCGGCCACGGACCGACGGACACTGCATCCTACTGTGCCACACGGACCGCCCGACGCGTCGCGCCGGCCCGGTCAGGTCACGCCGAGGGCTCGGCCAACGCCGCCGCGACGACCGCCTCATCCCGGCGGTCCAGGTCCATCGCGGCCAGCAGGTCGGGGCGGCGCCGAGCGGTCCGCCGAAGCGCCTCGTCGCGCCGCCAGCGGGCGATCGCACCGTGGTCACCGGACAGCAGCACCTCGGGGACGCGCCGCCCCGCCCAGTCCGGCGGCCGGGTGTAGACCGGCCCTTCGAGCAGGCCGTGGGCGA contains the following coding sequences:
- the rplS gene encoding 50S ribosomal protein L19, producing MQTLDSLDAESLRTDVPEFRPGDNLKVHVRVVEGNRQRIQVFQGAVIRRQGDGLRETFTVRKVSFGVGVERTFPVHSPIVQKIEVVTRGDVRRAKLYYLRDLRGKAAKIKEKR